The following proteins are encoded in a genomic region of Arachis stenosperma cultivar V10309 chromosome 4, arast.V10309.gnm1.PFL2, whole genome shotgun sequence:
- the LOC130977140 gene encoding heavy metal-associated isoprenylated plant protein 39-like isoform X2, translating to MDMKEKKLTIIGTVDPVSVVSKLRKYWPTDIILVGPAKEPEKKEEPKKEEAKKEEEKKEEGKEEGKKEEKKEEAKKEGGEEKKEEKKEEKKDEEKKEEEKKKEAAPAPAPAPAPAPDPVLEMVKAYRQYNPHMTTYYYVQSMEENPNACVIC from the coding sequence ATGGacatgaaggagaagaaattaacaataatagGAACGGTTGATCCGGTGAGCGTGGTGAGCAAATTGCGCAAGTATTGGCCAACGGATATAATCTTAGTAGGGCCGGCAAAGGAGCCGGAAAAGAAAGAGGAGCCTAAGAAAGAGGAGgcaaagaaggaggaggagaagaaagaagaaggaaaagaggaaggcaagaaagaagagaagaaggaggaggCGAAAAAAGAAGGAGGCgaggagaagaaagaagaaaagaaggaggagaaaaaAGACGAGgaaaagaaggaggaggagaagaagaaagaggcaGCTCCAGCTCCAGCTCCGGCTCCGGCTCCGGCGCCGGACCCGGTCTTGGAGATGGTCAAGGCTTATAGGCAATACAATCCTCACATGACTACCTACTACTATGTTCAAAGCATGGAAGAGAACCCTAATGCTTGTGTCATTTGTTAA
- the LOC130977140 gene encoding heavy metal-associated isoprenylated plant protein 39-like isoform X1 translates to MKKFVLKLDLPDDKAKQKALKTVSTLSGIDAISMDMKEKKLTIIGTVDPVSVVSKLRKYWPTDIILVGPAKEPEKKEEPKKEEAKKEEEKKEEGKEEGKKEEKKEEAKKEGGEEKKEEKKEEKKDEEKKEEEKKKEAAPAPAPAPAPAPDPVLEMVKAYRQYNPHMTTYYYVQSMEENPNACVIC, encoded by the exons atgaAG aaATTTGTACTGAAATTAGACTTGCCTGATGACAAGGCCAAGCAGAAGGCACTGAAAACAGTGTCAACACTTTCAG GAATTGATGCAATCTCAATGGacatgaaggagaagaaattaacaataatagGAACGGTTGATCCGGTGAGCGTGGTGAGCAAATTGCGCAAGTATTGGCCAACGGATATAATCTTAGTAGGGCCGGCAAAGGAGCCGGAAAAGAAAGAGGAGCCTAAGAAAGAGGAGgcaaagaaggaggaggagaagaaagaagaaggaaaagaggaaggcaagaaagaagagaagaaggaggaggCGAAAAAAGAAGGAGGCgaggagaagaaagaagaaaagaaggaggagaaaaaAGACGAGgaaaagaaggaggaggagaagaagaaagaggcaGCTCCAGCTCCAGCTCCGGCTCCGGCTCCGGCGCCGGACCCGGTCTTGGAGATGGTCAAGGCTTATAGGCAATACAATCCTCACATGACTACCTACTACTATGTTCAAAGCATGGAAGAGAACCCTAATGCTTGTGTCATTTGTTAA